The window AATGTTCACCCGGTATGTAGTTACTTCTTTTCTAACTATTCCCCAGCTTCGAACGTCTTTCACTCTAATCTCCACACTTCTCAAAGTTTATCTTTCCAATTGGTACCTGTGCATATTCTAAGCACCATGGTAGAAGAGCAGTTATTCGTTGGGATATTTCGTTATACCTGTTTCAGTTCACCCTGCtcctagttcaaattccaacaatgtctacttttcatttcattttttataaataaagtacTCGTCCAATACTAGAAATACTGAGCATTTCTCTATTTAGCTTCTTTACGAGAATAAAATCAGACGACATCATAGAAGTCTTACTCGCAGCGCAgattaaaaaacgaaaaaaaaacattcgtccTCGAGTTTTCCAGGTTTACGGTGTTATCATTGTAATGACAAAGTGTTACTTATCGAACTATTTATAGTTACCAAGCCATTGATACAGATATTTATCACGAACGGGAGTCTTCGTAATACTTGTGCTTGAGTCAAATATGGCAATCAAACATATAGAATGTATTTTTAAGGCTGCTAAATGAAAAAATGCAATGTGggattgtttcttttattctttacgcACCGAATTTAAAATTTCGTAACTAAGACTAGCTGGCAGCATCAAATGTACTCTTTTTCTCTGCTAAAGCAGTAAGATTAATGTATATTAGAATTTTAGCTATGAAAAAGTAGCAAATAAAAGTGGATTCTATTAattaacagaagaattcaaagctGGTGCTAATGTTATTTTATATGCAGCTGAACAAAGTCAAATTAATTTTAAGAGTATTGTATAACTTGAAAGTATTTAAAACAGATACGTATATTATTCTTACATAAAGGCAGCTACTGCTGTGTGGACGATACTACATTCAAAATGAATTATTATAAAATGCCTAGTCTGTTacagcaaatttattttatagatagtTACAAATTACAGCAATAGTAATGATAGACGTTCTTTTCAATAATTCAATAGACCAAATTCGAAATGGACTTCAAGCTATTTCTGAGATGTAATTAATCTGAAAATGCAGCATCTCGCATCTCAAGTTATTCTGCTGATATCTTCCGTTGAATTAGCAACAAGACACGATTTGCAGTTTCAACATTTGAATATTCTCATCGAAGCCTATGCTAGAAAGTacaaaaataaaggggaaaaacaaAATTCGAATTTCCAGTTGTCGAGACGTCGGAAAGTCGTTTGCTGCAATTGATCAGGTTACTAAATTGTATTCTTCCCAAATATTTGGAGATAAAggcatattttaaattattactaACAAGTACTATGTATCCAACAAAAGCGTAAATTGCTTCAATGAAATTGTCTATCCTGTGATCAATgcacaaatgaaacaaataatacgCTCGTTTAGGTCACAAGAAAATTTGCTTACAGTTGCAATAATAACGAACGTCATTTCAATAAGTAATGAGAAAGTTTACAATTTCTAGTCAGTGTAGTTTGACTAAAATGTTAGACAATACACTAACGTATTATCattaaattttggaattaaattaatttaagtgaCATGCTCGtttgtttcataattttttctttgtgAATTTTCAGTTTTCTATGGATACATTGCCTCAAAGTAATCAATTTTTAAAAGATGTCTAtggtaaaaaattattttttatacattggTTACAATTACGATTTAAAAATCCACAAAATTTAGTGTTTAATGGTGCCCGGTTTTCCATGGAACACAGATATAAAATGCAGAATTTGGCTGCTAGAGATGTGTCGAACAAATAAAGTAActgaaaatgataaaagaattaaGTGTTTTATGCActgaataaaagataatgatgtatataaatttagaatttggtatgtatgtacgcaaGGAAGCTGTCGATTTTAATGAATGTGATATCATAAaagcacacatattatatatatatatatatatatatatacagagagagagagagagagagatatatataagggCCGGGGAGGTAGaaaacatttcagtcatttgtagGACCATTCATAAGGACTAGTTGAATATCATTTGTGCGTTGTTCAGCAGGACTCACACCAAATTTAAGACAAATATACAAGCACAAAATAGAACCACCACATACGAACACTCCTATAGATATCGCAATGGTAGCTGGAAGGTTGCGAGTGTTAGATGGAGTAAGCCTGGAAGATATTGGATAATCTCTAGTTGTAGTGCTTTCATTTCCCGATGTTAAAGTTGTCTGCATAGGCATTGAGCGAGCATTCGCAGAAACGTATTCAGTAATTGGATATTTTTTCACAATCTGTGAATTCAGGACTGATCGCTTCAAAATCTTCGTCTCTCGTTTCAATTTATAATCCGCTACATATTGTGCCATACCAAAATTCTCCTCGAATCTTCGTAGTGAGTTCTGATTATTCTTATATCGACGGTTAGAAATAATTACGGGTGCCCCCTTTTTTAATTTCTGTGGAGTGATAATGGAAGTATACGGTGGTGTACTGCTAACCAATATGCAGAGGATACTTCTTTTAGAAATACACCTCAAATATGAGTCTCTTAAATCGGCAAACATGCATCTCCTCAAACAATTCTGCTTCAGATTAATATGGATATCGCGATACTGAGGTCCTCTATAATTTAAGTCTTCAACTGTAGATTGATTTTTTCTCGAGGAGAGTATTCTAAATTGTCTGCCATAAACACCTATTTCGGAGGTATTTAGTTCTGGAGATATTTTCAAAACGTTGCACACCACAAGTAAATATTGAGCGAAAAGGACGAAAGCAAACATTCTCATAGCGTGAAATATGTTGGGGAAACCTTTCTCTTCGAACCATAAATCAATTTCTATAAGCTAGTTATTAGACAGATGAGTGATTATATAAATTTTCCATTTCCAATTTAAATAATTGAACATTCGAAACATTTGTATATGAAATAATAGAATTGATCttttgccaaaatgtgaaacaaatatgaaataatagaATTGTCCAATAACAATTCTAGTAACACAAAAACCAAGATATGTTGACAATATGTAATGACTGAGGAACGATGCATTTATGTACAAATTAAACGGCATATTCGCCACGGTTTCGACtcctaatttaaattatttaatttcatttatgagAACAATTTTATTTCGGAACTGAAGTTCTGAGCATATGCCTGTTAAAAGAAAGACAGTTAAGGTACATCAGAATGCATTATATTTCCCTTTACTAAAAAATTAATGGGTTTAGTCACACTTCAAATACCATTAACCCATTCATATAGCTTATTTGGTAATAAgctctacaaaagaaaaaaaaaactgtaggtTAATGAATCCCAGTGCCGatcgtatatattgatataactaAGCATTTTCAAATAG of the Octopus sinensis linkage group LG1, ASM634580v1, whole genome shotgun sequence genome contains:
- the LOC115219683 gene encoding uncharacterized protein LOC115219683, encoding MFADLRDSYLRCISKRSILCILVSSTPPYTSIITPQKLKKGAPVIISNRRYKNNQNSLRRFEENFGMAQYVADYKLKRETKILKRSVLNSQIVKKYPITEYVSANARSMPMQTTLTSGNESTTTRDYPISSRLTPSNTRNLPATIAISIGVNRETETGDRNRMLRELSVL